Proteins encoded by one window of Salvia splendens isolate huo1 chromosome 5, SspV2, whole genome shotgun sequence:
- the LOC121804369 gene encoding ethylene-responsive transcription factor WRI1-like, with protein sequence MKRKSPSNSCSSSSSSCCIESPSIIAQPELKPKAKPKRVRAKRTQSDSSATSAKSRSSIYRGVTRHRWTGRYEAHLWDKTTWNSIQNKRGRQIYLGAYDNEEDAARTYDLAALKYWGPSTILNFHVEGYKKDVEEMQNLTREEYLASLRRRSSGFSRGVSKYRGVARHHHNGRWEARIGRVCGNKYLYLGTYSTQEEAAEAYDMAAIEYRGPNAVTNFDISNYADKLKKFLPEVQVEEVHGKQETNSTPPDVLQADEEPHRVAETGSPKPEPKDFNESEGMITMDPIEEHGHPWNLCLDTLFNILPVPDMPLGEVFDYKGFDDDIECIFDEPLDEYDFLQYGCQIEAADAVEAQDMKRQDTFTSTSPSSSPLSSTTACSNI encoded by the exons ATGAAGAGAAAGTCTCCTTCAAATTCCTGCTCATCCTCTTCATCTTCGTGCTGCATCGAATCGCCATCAATAATCGCACAGCCCGAACTGAAGCCCAAGGCTAAGCCCAAACGCGTCCGAGCCAAGAGAACCCAGAGCGACAGCAGCGCCACCTCTGCCAAATCGCGAAGCTCCATTTACAGAGGCGTCACAAG GCATAGGTGGACTGGGAGATACGAAGCTCACCTCTGGGATAAGACTACATGGAACAGCATCCAGAACAAGCGGGGAAGACAAA TCTATTTAG GTGCTTATGATAATGAGGAAGATGCGGCTCGAACCTACGATCTAGCTGCTCTTAAATATTGGGGACCTTCTACCATTCTCAATTTTCAT GTAGAGGGCTACAAAAAAGATGTTGAAGAGATGCAAAATTTGACTAGAGAAGAGTATTTGGCCTCACTTAGGAGGCGGAGCAGTGGCTTTTCAAGAGGGGTTTCTAAATATCGCGGAGTCGCAAG GCACCATCACAATGGCCGGTGGGAGGCTAGAATTGGGCGTGTTTGCGGAAACAAGTACCTCTACTTAGGAACCTACA GCACTCAAGAGGAAGCAGCAGAAGCATATGATATGGCAGCGATAGAATACAGAGGTCCGAATGCTGTAACAAATTTTGACATAAGTAATTATGCGGATAAGTTGAAGAAATTCCTACCTGAGGTGCAAGTGGAAGAGGTCCATGGGAAGCAGGAAACAAACTCAACTCCCCCCGACGTACTACAAGCAGATGAAGAACCTCACCGAGTTGCTGAAACAGGTAGCCCTAAGCCCGAACCCAAGGATTTCAACGAGTCAGAAGGCATGATCACTATGGACCCAATCGAGGAGCACGGGCACCCTTGGAACCTCTGTCTAGATACTCTATTCAACATCCTCCCAGTTCCCGACATGCCTCTGGGTGAGGTGTTTGACTACAAAGGCTTTGATGATGATATCGAGTGCATCTTTGATGAGCCATTGGATGAATACGATTTCCTCCAATATGGCTGCCAGATTGAGGCAGCAGATGCAGTGGAAGCTCAGGACATGAAAAGGCAGGACACCTTCACTTCAACTTCACCTTCTTCATCGCCACTATCGTCAACCACAGCCTGCAGCAACATCTAG
- the LOC121804367 gene encoding DNA gyrase subunit A, chloroplastic/mitochondrial-like isoform X2 — protein sequence MDLFHLHLRYAMHELGLASKKPHKKCARVVGEVLGKFHPHGDTAVYDSLVRMAQDFSLRSPLIRGHGNFGSIDADPPAAMRYTECRLEALSESMLLADLEQDTVDFVPNFDNSQKEPSLLPARIPNLLLNGASGIAVGMATNIPPHNLGELVDALSVLIHNPDATLQELLEYMPGPDFPTGGIIMGNIGILDAYRTGRGRVVIRGKTDVELLDPKSKRSAIIIKEIPYQTNKASLVEKIAELVENKSLEGISDIRDESDRSGMRIVIELKRGSDPSIVLNNLYRLTALQSAFSCNMVGILNGQPKLMGLKELLQAFLDFRCSVVERRAKYKLTQAQDRYHIVEGIITGLDNLDSIIDIIRKASNHASASTNLRKEFNLTDKQAEAILDISLRKLTSLEKNKFIDEGRSLSGQISKLQELLSSKKLILEMIEVEANEIKNKFSTPRRSMLEDSDSGQLEDIDIIPNEEMLLALSEKGYLKRMKPDTFTLQHRGTIGKSVGKLRVNDAMSDFLVCRAHDHVLYFSDKGTVYCARAYKIPECSRTAAGTPLVQILSLSDGERVTSIIPVSEFEGDQYLVMLTIKGYIKKISLNYFSSIRSTGIIAIQLVPGDELKWVRHCSNDDYVAMASQNGMVILCPCENMRALGRNTRGSVAMRLKQGDKMASIDIIPASLGKKIEKGSETLPSHGKRFSGPWLLFISERGFGKRVPVASFKTSSLNRVGLIGYKFSTEDRLAAVFVVGFSVGEDGESDEQVVLVSQSGTVNRIKVRDISIQSRYARGVILMRLEHAGKIQSTSLISATESEEELEEEAAA from the exons ATGGACCTCTTCCACTTGCACCTCAG ATATGCCATGCACGAGTTGGGCTTAGCGTCAAAGAAACCCCACAAGAAGTGTGCCAGAGTAGTTGGTGAG GTTCTAGGAAAGTTCCATCCACATGGAGATACTGCTGTCTATGATTCATTGGTTCGAATGGCTCAG GATTTCTCCTTGCGCTCTCCACTGATTCGTGGGCATGGGAATTTTGGCTCTATTGATGCGGATCCTCCTGCAGCAATGCGTTACACTGAGTGCAGGCTGGAG GCACTCTCGGAGTCCATGTTATTGGCAGATTTAGAGCAAGACACG GTTGATTTTGTTCCAAACTTTGATAATTCACAAAAAGAACCATCTCTGCTTCCTGCTCGCATCCCCAACTTGCTACTGAATGGTGCTTCAGGGATTGCG GTTGGAATGGCTACCAATATTCCACCACATAATCTTGGGGAGTTAGTAGATGCACTTTCGGTGCTGATTCACAATCCAGATGCAACG TTGCAAGAATTGCTTGAGTACATGCCTGGACCTGACTTCCCAACTGGAGGAATAATAATGGGCAATATTGG TATTTTGGATGCATATCGAACTGGACGAGGGCGAGTGGTGATCAGAGGGAAGACTGATGTTGAGTTGCTGGATCCCAAGAGCAAGCGGTCAGCAATTATAATAAAAGAG ATTCCGTACCAGACCAACAAAGCTTCTCTTGTTGAGAAAATTGCTGAACTTGTAGAAAATAAG AGTTTGGAGGGAATAAGTGACATACGTGATGAGAGTGATCGATCTGGAATGCGCATTGTTATTGAG CTCAAGAGAGGATCAGATCCCTCCATTGTATTGAATAATCTATATCGTCTTACAGCTTTGCAGTCAGCATTTAGCTGCAACATGGTGGG GATCCTTAATGGCCAACCAAAGCTAATGGGGTTGAAAGAATTGCTTCAG GCATTTTTAGATTTTAGATGTTCTGTGGTTGAAAGGCGtgcaaaatataaactaactcAAGCTCAAGATCGGTATCACATTGTAGAG GGTATCATAACAGGACTTGATAATCTGGACAGTATCATTGACATAATCAGGAAAGCTTCTAATCATGCATCGGCGTCTACTAATCTTAGAAAAG AGTTCAACTTGACTGACAAACAAGCTGAAGCTATATTGGATATAAGCCTCAGAAAGCTAACGTCACTCGAG AAAAACAAGTTTATTGATGAAGGGAGATCTTTGTCTGGACAAATTTCAAAACTGCAGGAGCTTCTTTCAAGCAAAAAGTTAATACTGGAG ATGATAGAAGTGGAAGCAAATGAGATAAAGAACAAATTTTCTACTCCTAGGCGTTCAATGCTGGAGGACTCTGATAGCGGCCAGCTTGAGGATATCGATATTATACCCAACGAAGAAATGCTACTG GCACTTAGTGAAAAAGGCTACCTAAAAAGGATGAAGCCTGATACATTCACTCTCCAACACCGCGGTACTATTGGAAAATCAGTAGGGAAATTAAGAGTGAATGATGCTATGTCTGATTTCCTTGTATGCCGTGCACACGATCATGTCCTTTACTTCAG TGATAAGGGAACAGTATATTGTGCTCGTGCCTATAAAATTCCTGAATGCAGCAGGACTGCCGCTGGCACACCTTTAGTCCAA ATCTTATCCCTATCCGATGGTGAGAGGGTAACTTCAATCATTCCTGTCAGTGAATTTGAAGGAGATCAATATCTTGTGATGCTCACTATTAAGGGATATATCAAGAAAATTTCTTTGAACTATTTCTCATCGATAAGGTCTACTGGAATCATAGCAATTCAACTG GTTCCAGGTGATGAGCTGAAATGGGTGAGGCATTGCTCGAATGATGATTATGTGGCCATGGCATCACAGAATGGAATGGTGATTTTGTGCCCTTGTGAGAAT ATGAGAGCACTTGGGAGGAATACTAGAGGTTCAGTTGCAATGAGACTGAAGCAAGGGGATAAGATGGCGAGCATTGATATAATACCTGCATCCTTGGGAAAGAAGATCGAGAAAGGCTCTGAAACACTGCCCAGCCA TGGGAAGAGATTTTCTGGCCCTTGGCTGCTGTTTATATCTGAAAGGGGCTTTGGAAAACGAGTTCCTGTTGCTAGCTTCAAGACGTCATCACTGAATAGGGTTGGTCTTATAGGTTACAAG TTTTCGACAGAAGATCGTCTAGCGGCTGTATTTGTAGTAGGATTTTCAGTAGGGG AGGATGGAGAAAGTGATGAACAAGTCGTGCTTGTCAGCCAAAGTGGAACAGTGAACCGGATCAAAGTACGAGATATCTCCATTCAGTCTCGCTATGCAAG AGGGGTGATTCTGATGCGCCTTGAACATGCTGGAAAAATCCAGTCGACTTCTTTGATATCAGCAACTGAATCAGAGGAGGAACTAGAGGAGGAGGCTGCAGCATGA
- the LOC121804367 gene encoding DNA gyrase subunit A, chloroplastic/mitochondrial-like isoform X1: MNPSCIRPGTHFGPPNEPAAAPMAFAAGLRLLRSHPLSFSSAAPPRLLLARRASEHRLLSAVSPHQRRRLFAAKASSRRREDELDENGSVVALKDGGGGGEGGDGRIVVTELHKEATEAYISYAMSVLLGRALPDVRDGLKPVHRRILYAMHELGLASKKPHKKCARVVGEVLGKFHPHGDTAVYDSLVRMAQDFSLRSPLIRGHGNFGSIDADPPAAMRYTECRLEALSESMLLADLEQDTVDFVPNFDNSQKEPSLLPARIPNLLLNGASGIAVGMATNIPPHNLGELVDALSVLIHNPDATLQELLEYMPGPDFPTGGIIMGNIGILDAYRTGRGRVVIRGKTDVELLDPKSKRSAIIIKEIPYQTNKASLVEKIAELVENKSLEGISDIRDESDRSGMRIVIELKRGSDPSIVLNNLYRLTALQSAFSCNMVGILNGQPKLMGLKELLQAFLDFRCSVVERRAKYKLTQAQDRYHIVEGIITGLDNLDSIIDIIRKASNHASASTNLRKEFNLTDKQAEAILDISLRKLTSLEKNKFIDEGRSLSGQISKLQELLSSKKLILEMIEVEANEIKNKFSTPRRSMLEDSDSGQLEDIDIIPNEEMLLALSEKGYLKRMKPDTFTLQHRGTIGKSVGKLRVNDAMSDFLVCRAHDHVLYFSDKGTVYCARAYKIPECSRTAAGTPLVQILSLSDGERVTSIIPVSEFEGDQYLVMLTIKGYIKKISLNYFSSIRSTGIIAIQLVPGDELKWVRHCSNDDYVAMASQNGMVILCPCENMRALGRNTRGSVAMRLKQGDKMASIDIIPASLGKKIEKGSETLPSHGKRFSGPWLLFISERGFGKRVPVASFKTSSLNRVGLIGYKFSTEDRLAAVFVVGFSVGEDGESDEQVVLVSQSGTVNRIKVRDISIQSRYARGVILMRLEHAGKIQSTSLISATESEEELEEEAAA, from the exons ATGAATCCGAGTTGCATCCGACCCGGAACCCATTTCGGACCCCCCAACGAACCCGCCGCAGCACCCATGGCCTTCGCCGCCGGACTCCGCTTGCTCCGCTCTCACCCACTCTCCTTCTCCTCCGCCGCCCCCCCTCGCCTGCTTCTCGCTCGCCGCGCCTCCGAGCACCGCCTTCTCTCCGCCGTGAGCCCCCATCAGCGCCGGAGGTTGTTCGCCGCGAAGGCCTCCTCGAGGCGGAGGGAGGATGAATTGGACGAGAACGGGAGTGTGGTTGCCTTGAAGgacggcggtggtggtggtgaagGAGGCGATGGTAGGATAGTGGTTACGGAGCTGCACAAGGAGGCAACGGAGGCGTACATATCGTATGCCATGTCTGTGCTGCTAGGCCGGGCACTGCCCGATGTTAGAGACGGCCTCAAGCCTGTACACCGGAGAATTTT ATATGCCATGCACGAGTTGGGCTTAGCGTCAAAGAAACCCCACAAGAAGTGTGCCAGAGTAGTTGGTGAG GTTCTAGGAAAGTTCCATCCACATGGAGATACTGCTGTCTATGATTCATTGGTTCGAATGGCTCAG GATTTCTCCTTGCGCTCTCCACTGATTCGTGGGCATGGGAATTTTGGCTCTATTGATGCGGATCCTCCTGCAGCAATGCGTTACACTGAGTGCAGGCTGGAG GCACTCTCGGAGTCCATGTTATTGGCAGATTTAGAGCAAGACACG GTTGATTTTGTTCCAAACTTTGATAATTCACAAAAAGAACCATCTCTGCTTCCTGCTCGCATCCCCAACTTGCTACTGAATGGTGCTTCAGGGATTGCG GTTGGAATGGCTACCAATATTCCACCACATAATCTTGGGGAGTTAGTAGATGCACTTTCGGTGCTGATTCACAATCCAGATGCAACG TTGCAAGAATTGCTTGAGTACATGCCTGGACCTGACTTCCCAACTGGAGGAATAATAATGGGCAATATTGG TATTTTGGATGCATATCGAACTGGACGAGGGCGAGTGGTGATCAGAGGGAAGACTGATGTTGAGTTGCTGGATCCCAAGAGCAAGCGGTCAGCAATTATAATAAAAGAG ATTCCGTACCAGACCAACAAAGCTTCTCTTGTTGAGAAAATTGCTGAACTTGTAGAAAATAAG AGTTTGGAGGGAATAAGTGACATACGTGATGAGAGTGATCGATCTGGAATGCGCATTGTTATTGAG CTCAAGAGAGGATCAGATCCCTCCATTGTATTGAATAATCTATATCGTCTTACAGCTTTGCAGTCAGCATTTAGCTGCAACATGGTGGG GATCCTTAATGGCCAACCAAAGCTAATGGGGTTGAAAGAATTGCTTCAG GCATTTTTAGATTTTAGATGTTCTGTGGTTGAAAGGCGtgcaaaatataaactaactcAAGCTCAAGATCGGTATCACATTGTAGAG GGTATCATAACAGGACTTGATAATCTGGACAGTATCATTGACATAATCAGGAAAGCTTCTAATCATGCATCGGCGTCTACTAATCTTAGAAAAG AGTTCAACTTGACTGACAAACAAGCTGAAGCTATATTGGATATAAGCCTCAGAAAGCTAACGTCACTCGAG AAAAACAAGTTTATTGATGAAGGGAGATCTTTGTCTGGACAAATTTCAAAACTGCAGGAGCTTCTTTCAAGCAAAAAGTTAATACTGGAG ATGATAGAAGTGGAAGCAAATGAGATAAAGAACAAATTTTCTACTCCTAGGCGTTCAATGCTGGAGGACTCTGATAGCGGCCAGCTTGAGGATATCGATATTATACCCAACGAAGAAATGCTACTG GCACTTAGTGAAAAAGGCTACCTAAAAAGGATGAAGCCTGATACATTCACTCTCCAACACCGCGGTACTATTGGAAAATCAGTAGGGAAATTAAGAGTGAATGATGCTATGTCTGATTTCCTTGTATGCCGTGCACACGATCATGTCCTTTACTTCAG TGATAAGGGAACAGTATATTGTGCTCGTGCCTATAAAATTCCTGAATGCAGCAGGACTGCCGCTGGCACACCTTTAGTCCAA ATCTTATCCCTATCCGATGGTGAGAGGGTAACTTCAATCATTCCTGTCAGTGAATTTGAAGGAGATCAATATCTTGTGATGCTCACTATTAAGGGATATATCAAGAAAATTTCTTTGAACTATTTCTCATCGATAAGGTCTACTGGAATCATAGCAATTCAACTG GTTCCAGGTGATGAGCTGAAATGGGTGAGGCATTGCTCGAATGATGATTATGTGGCCATGGCATCACAGAATGGAATGGTGATTTTGTGCCCTTGTGAGAAT ATGAGAGCACTTGGGAGGAATACTAGAGGTTCAGTTGCAATGAGACTGAAGCAAGGGGATAAGATGGCGAGCATTGATATAATACCTGCATCCTTGGGAAAGAAGATCGAGAAAGGCTCTGAAACACTGCCCAGCCA TGGGAAGAGATTTTCTGGCCCTTGGCTGCTGTTTATATCTGAAAGGGGCTTTGGAAAACGAGTTCCTGTTGCTAGCTTCAAGACGTCATCACTGAATAGGGTTGGTCTTATAGGTTACAAG TTTTCGACAGAAGATCGTCTAGCGGCTGTATTTGTAGTAGGATTTTCAGTAGGGG AGGATGGAGAAAGTGATGAACAAGTCGTGCTTGTCAGCCAAAGTGGAACAGTGAACCGGATCAAAGTACGAGATATCTCCATTCAGTCTCGCTATGCAAG AGGGGTGATTCTGATGCGCCTTGAACATGCTGGAAAAATCCAGTCGACTTCTTTGATATCAGCAACTGAATCAGAGGAGGAACTAGAGGAGGAGGCTGCAGCATGA
- the LOC121804367 gene encoding DNA gyrase subunit A, chloroplastic/mitochondrial-like isoform X3 has protein sequence MAQDFSLRSPLIRGHGNFGSIDADPPAAMRYTECRLEALSESMLLADLEQDTVDFVPNFDNSQKEPSLLPARIPNLLLNGASGIAVGMATNIPPHNLGELVDALSVLIHNPDATLQELLEYMPGPDFPTGGIIMGNIGILDAYRTGRGRVVIRGKTDVELLDPKSKRSAIIIKEIPYQTNKASLVEKIAELVENKSLEGISDIRDESDRSGMRIVIELKRGSDPSIVLNNLYRLTALQSAFSCNMVGILNGQPKLMGLKELLQAFLDFRCSVVERRAKYKLTQAQDRYHIVEGIITGLDNLDSIIDIIRKASNHASASTNLRKEFNLTDKQAEAILDISLRKLTSLEKNKFIDEGRSLSGQISKLQELLSSKKLILEMIEVEANEIKNKFSTPRRSMLEDSDSGQLEDIDIIPNEEMLLALSEKGYLKRMKPDTFTLQHRGTIGKSVGKLRVNDAMSDFLVCRAHDHVLYFSDKGTVYCARAYKIPECSRTAAGTPLVQILSLSDGERVTSIIPVSEFEGDQYLVMLTIKGYIKKISLNYFSSIRSTGIIAIQLVPGDELKWVRHCSNDDYVAMASQNGMVILCPCENMRALGRNTRGSVAMRLKQGDKMASIDIIPASLGKKIEKGSETLPSHGKRFSGPWLLFISERGFGKRVPVASFKTSSLNRVGLIGYKFSTEDRLAAVFVVGFSVGEDGESDEQVVLVSQSGTVNRIKVRDISIQSRYARGVILMRLEHAGKIQSTSLISATESEEELEEEAAA, from the exons ATGGCTCAG GATTTCTCCTTGCGCTCTCCACTGATTCGTGGGCATGGGAATTTTGGCTCTATTGATGCGGATCCTCCTGCAGCAATGCGTTACACTGAGTGCAGGCTGGAG GCACTCTCGGAGTCCATGTTATTGGCAGATTTAGAGCAAGACACG GTTGATTTTGTTCCAAACTTTGATAATTCACAAAAAGAACCATCTCTGCTTCCTGCTCGCATCCCCAACTTGCTACTGAATGGTGCTTCAGGGATTGCG GTTGGAATGGCTACCAATATTCCACCACATAATCTTGGGGAGTTAGTAGATGCACTTTCGGTGCTGATTCACAATCCAGATGCAACG TTGCAAGAATTGCTTGAGTACATGCCTGGACCTGACTTCCCAACTGGAGGAATAATAATGGGCAATATTGG TATTTTGGATGCATATCGAACTGGACGAGGGCGAGTGGTGATCAGAGGGAAGACTGATGTTGAGTTGCTGGATCCCAAGAGCAAGCGGTCAGCAATTATAATAAAAGAG ATTCCGTACCAGACCAACAAAGCTTCTCTTGTTGAGAAAATTGCTGAACTTGTAGAAAATAAG AGTTTGGAGGGAATAAGTGACATACGTGATGAGAGTGATCGATCTGGAATGCGCATTGTTATTGAG CTCAAGAGAGGATCAGATCCCTCCATTGTATTGAATAATCTATATCGTCTTACAGCTTTGCAGTCAGCATTTAGCTGCAACATGGTGGG GATCCTTAATGGCCAACCAAAGCTAATGGGGTTGAAAGAATTGCTTCAG GCATTTTTAGATTTTAGATGTTCTGTGGTTGAAAGGCGtgcaaaatataaactaactcAAGCTCAAGATCGGTATCACATTGTAGAG GGTATCATAACAGGACTTGATAATCTGGACAGTATCATTGACATAATCAGGAAAGCTTCTAATCATGCATCGGCGTCTACTAATCTTAGAAAAG AGTTCAACTTGACTGACAAACAAGCTGAAGCTATATTGGATATAAGCCTCAGAAAGCTAACGTCACTCGAG AAAAACAAGTTTATTGATGAAGGGAGATCTTTGTCTGGACAAATTTCAAAACTGCAGGAGCTTCTTTCAAGCAAAAAGTTAATACTGGAG ATGATAGAAGTGGAAGCAAATGAGATAAAGAACAAATTTTCTACTCCTAGGCGTTCAATGCTGGAGGACTCTGATAGCGGCCAGCTTGAGGATATCGATATTATACCCAACGAAGAAATGCTACTG GCACTTAGTGAAAAAGGCTACCTAAAAAGGATGAAGCCTGATACATTCACTCTCCAACACCGCGGTACTATTGGAAAATCAGTAGGGAAATTAAGAGTGAATGATGCTATGTCTGATTTCCTTGTATGCCGTGCACACGATCATGTCCTTTACTTCAG TGATAAGGGAACAGTATATTGTGCTCGTGCCTATAAAATTCCTGAATGCAGCAGGACTGCCGCTGGCACACCTTTAGTCCAA ATCTTATCCCTATCCGATGGTGAGAGGGTAACTTCAATCATTCCTGTCAGTGAATTTGAAGGAGATCAATATCTTGTGATGCTCACTATTAAGGGATATATCAAGAAAATTTCTTTGAACTATTTCTCATCGATAAGGTCTACTGGAATCATAGCAATTCAACTG GTTCCAGGTGATGAGCTGAAATGGGTGAGGCATTGCTCGAATGATGATTATGTGGCCATGGCATCACAGAATGGAATGGTGATTTTGTGCCCTTGTGAGAAT ATGAGAGCACTTGGGAGGAATACTAGAGGTTCAGTTGCAATGAGACTGAAGCAAGGGGATAAGATGGCGAGCATTGATATAATACCTGCATCCTTGGGAAAGAAGATCGAGAAAGGCTCTGAAACACTGCCCAGCCA TGGGAAGAGATTTTCTGGCCCTTGGCTGCTGTTTATATCTGAAAGGGGCTTTGGAAAACGAGTTCCTGTTGCTAGCTTCAAGACGTCATCACTGAATAGGGTTGGTCTTATAGGTTACAAG TTTTCGACAGAAGATCGTCTAGCGGCTGTATTTGTAGTAGGATTTTCAGTAGGGG AGGATGGAGAAAGTGATGAACAAGTCGTGCTTGTCAGCCAAAGTGGAACAGTGAACCGGATCAAAGTACGAGATATCTCCATTCAGTCTCGCTATGCAAG AGGGGTGATTCTGATGCGCCTTGAACATGCTGGAAAAATCCAGTCGACTTCTTTGATATCAGCAACTGAATCAGAGGAGGAACTAGAGGAGGAGGCTGCAGCATGA